The Rattus rattus isolate New Zealand chromosome 16, Rrattus_CSIRO_v1, whole genome shotgun sequence genomic interval TGGCTCCTTGCTCAAGGAGCAGAAGATGAACCGGGACAACAAGGAAGGGCAGGAGCCTGCCAAGCGGAGGAGTGAGTGTGAAGAGGCCCCCCGTCGCAGGTCAGACGAGCACCCCAAGAAGGTGCCTACAGATGGCATCCTCCGCCGAAAGTCTGACGATGTGCACCTGAGGAGGAAGCGGAAATACGAGAAGCCCCAAGAGCTGAGTGCACGCAAGCGAGTACGACCTGGGAAGGCCTGGGTAGCAAGCAGAAGGGTGGTGTGGCTGGTCTTAGgtatgggggtgtggggtggggaccaAGGAAAGTTAATGGGTACAACCCGGGAATCCTGGCCTCTTAAGAGCTGCCCTGAGCAGGTCACCCAAGTTCTGAAAGCCTggcccaaaagaaagagaaaagccagcGAAGTCACTCCTCTTCCCACCCCCTTTAGGCCTCGACGCTTCAAACGTCCCCCGGTTCCTCCTCTCACCTCTCGCCGAGGCCCCCTCTAGGCAGCAGTCTCAGCCCTTGGTGGAGATCCAGTCTCACTTACTTCCAGCAGCAGGTGCTCCCACGCCCCGCCCTCCTGAGGCCCTGGGGACTCTGGAGTCAGGCTGCCCTCCGCCCCACTCCCCACACCCTTGTCCATCGCTGCTGGCCCAGCAGCCCGcctgagaggctgaggtggaGAGGCCTCTGGTGGTTGGGAAGGCTGCAGCTGGGAAGGTCCTGGCAGCCCTGCTTTGCTATGGGCCTTGCCATTAGGAGCCACAAGGTGGCGCCTGGAGAAGCTCCTGGCTTAGGCTTGACTAGGGGTGTCTCCTGCCTGGTCTCCAGAGCTCTGGGCTCCCTCAGCCATGACACTGCTGTTAGTAGGCAACTATCCTCTCTGATCTATTTCAGGTGGGAGGTCAGCTGGGCGGGAACAATTGGCCATCTTCCATTATTTCTGTCATTCTCTGGGAGAGCATCAGGCTGTCAGATGTAAAGTCATGGCTTTATAGGAAGATGGCCTCCTAGCCCTTACTCAAGAGACTGGGCTTGTGGGGTGGGAGTGTAAGGGGGACCATTTTCTCCAGTCCAGGAGCAAGCTCTGTACCCTTTCTTCCTATGACAGCTAAAACCTGGCAAAGAAGATAAGCTTCTCAGGAAAAAGgtaccatcttccctccctccccttgtgTACCTGCAGCCTACTTTAGGCTGTCAGAGCTGGAGGCAACACAGCCACCTGGTGGCCCAACTACATCTCACTGTAGGGTTGGGAAGTCTGGGGTGGGTGCTGCCCCAGACTGGGTTAATCCCAGGCTACCCATCCTCACCCTTCTCACTCTCTCCGGCAGCGGCGGTCCTGGAAGAACGCTGAGGATCGGCTGTCACTGGCCAACAAGCCCCTTCGGCGTTTCAAGCAGGAGCCAGAGGACGACCTGCCTGAGGCACCTCCTAAGACCCGGGAGAGTGATCAGTCACGGTCCAGCTCGCCCACCGCTGGGCCCAGCACTGAGGGGGCTGAGGgcccagaagagaagaggaaggtgaaGATGCGCCGGAAACGGCGGCTTCCCAACAAGGAGTTGAGCAAAGAGCTAAGCAAGGAGCTCAACCACGAGATCCAAAAGACAGAGAGCACCTTGGCCCACGAGAACCACCAGCCTATCAAGTCAGAGCCCGAGAGTGAAAACGAGGAGCCAAAGAGGCCCTTAAGCCACTGCGAGCGCCCGCACCGCTTCAGCAAAGGGCTCAACGGCACTCCTCGGGAGCTGCGGCactcactgggacctgggctTCGTAGCCCACCTCGTGTTATCTCCCGGCCCCCGCCCTCTACATCCCCACCCAAGTGCATCCAGATGGAGCGTCACGTGATCCGGCCACCACCCATCAGCCCCCCACCTGACTCGCTGCCCCTGGATGATGGAGCAGCCCATGTCATGCATAGGGAGGTGTGGATGGCAGTCTTCAGCTACCTCAGCCACCAAgacctgtgtgtctgcatgcggGTCTGCAGGACCTGGAACCGCTGGTAAGGAACGCCCTGTGCATGCGGGAGGGTTAGGTTGCGGATCAGCTCGGTCCATGAAGCGTGTAGTGCTTGAACTGCAGTGGAGGCACGTGTCTGCTTTCCAACACGGAAAACTAAGGGCCATGCAGAATCCCCTGTCTAGACTTAGCTGACGTTGGCTGAGAGTATGCCCATAGTGACTAATTCCAGCCTGCCGTTTTCCTAGTTTCAGCTGAGTTTCTGACCTTCCATCATTAACAGGAGGATCCAGTACCTACCTCCACAGGGGTTGTTAAGACGCATCCTATAGAAGGCGTAGTAAGGCCCAGGAGGCATTTCACGGAGAGTTGTAGCTGGAATTGTCTATATAAGCATGTGGCCGTCAGCAGAGGTGCCCACACTTGGGGTGGGTGCTAAGTACATTACAGAGGGCTGGATCTTAAAGGCACATCCTCCTTGTAGACAGAGGGGGGGGAAGTTACTGCAGCCAAGCAGGGGTCCCCACCCCCGGGGGACAGCTCTGATGATTCCCGTCTGACTGACTCCCAGGTGCTGCGATAAGCGGTTGTGGACCCGCATCGACCTGAACCACTGCAAGTCCATCACTCCCCTGATGCTGAGCGGCATCATCCGGCGGCAGCCGGTCTCCCTGGACCTCAGCTGGACCAACATCTCCAAAAAGCAGCTGAGCTGGCTCATCAACCGGTTGCCTGGTAAGCGTTTGGTGAAGGGCCCCAAGTGTGTAGTGATGGTGGCCTGGATGGTGTCACCTGACTCCTGCCCTCTTCTCGTCTCTAGGGCTCCGAGACTTGGTGCTGTCAGGCTGCTCGTGGATCGCTGTCTCAGCCCTCTGTAGCTCCAGTTGTCCACTGCTCCGGACCCTGGATGTCCAGTGGGTAGAAGGACTAAAGGATGCCCAGATGCgggatctcctgtctccacccacagACAACAGGCCAGGTGAGTTGCCGGGCTGGGGCTGTACCCTAAGCGTCTGTCGCATGGACATGAGGTGACCAAAGTACCCTGTTCTATTTTGACCACGATCACCTACTGTCCTACCCCAAGCTTTCTCTGGCCTCAGCCCTTTGCTGGAAGATACAGGGCAGAATGTCCTTAGGGTGTGAGGGTGTGGTCCCAGGTCAGCTGCCTGGGTGCCTCCCGATCCCCCAGCCAAAGCCCAGATGAGGATGTGTATAAAGTGAGGTGACAGCAGACAAGGACAGTGAGCCATTCCTGCACCAGCCAAGGTATTGGTTTTCCATGAAATTTAGGCTCTGTTTCTGAGATTTCTTGATGGTAAAGGCAAAGACCAGCTTGGACTTAGGACTGCTAGAATAAAGTGCAGTGTAAACAGCCAGGCCTGAGGACAGAGCTCCCAACCGGCTATGAATTCTCATTGCTCTGTAGAGAATCTAGAAGTACAGGTTCTGATGTGGAAGCTTCAGATGCCAAGATTCCGGCTGTGTCGTTGGGTACACTTCCTGACGTGGGTCTTCCCTATAGAAGCTGATGGGTCGCCTCTCTCCCATCTGTCCCAACAGGTCAAATGGACAATCGGAGCAAGCTCCGGAACATTGTGGAACTGCGCCTAGCTGGCCTGGACATCACAGATGTCTCCCTGCGGCTCATTATTCGCCATATGCCCCTGCTCTCCAAGCTCCACCTCAGTTACTGTAACCACGTCACTGATCAGTCCATCAACCTGCTCACTGCGGTCGGCACCACCACCCGGGACTCTCTGACAGAGATCAACCTATCGGGTGAGCTGGGCCCCAGACCTGTGGGACGTCTGGGCTCTGCACAGCTATGGAGAACTACTGTCTGGTCACAGTGCTTTAACATACAAGTGATTGAGCCCACCAGCTCTAGAGAGGAAGTCTGTGAGAATTAGGATACTTCCTATCAAAAGCCTATCATTGAAGGCATATTACAGTGGTTCCTGATCCAGACTGTAGCCTAGGACATCTCCTGGGTGATAAGAGACAAGATCACGCCTGCAGCCAGTGTGTGGGCAACAGCCGAGGATGGGCTGGGAGGCAGGGTCCACTGAACACAGGTTGACTGTATTTCTGCCTCTGTTGCCCTTACGATCTTCTGTTAAGGAGCCTGTTGTTAGAAATGAAATCCCTATAGAGAGGTCTACTGTTTGTCTGTCACATCTCCCAGAATCCTTGTTCTCTCCATTGTTCTTTGTCTGGAGCCGACTCTTGAGAGGATTTGGAAGGAGCTTGGTTTTGCATATAGCAAGGTAGACAGTGTCAAGGTCACACTTCCTCAATCAAGTTAACAGTGTTTTCTGATAGCCTAAGACAGTCTGGATTAGAATTGTTATTTATGTGGGGGGGAAAAATCACAAGTATAAATACAAGGGAGAAAGTTGTCCTTTCTCAAGAAATTATGGGATATCCTCACCTCACTAAAATTGCGTTTGACACAACTGCACTCCATTCCGCTGATAGGACTCAGGTTATTTCATTGATTACTGTCTTTACAGCTGAATCCATGCCAACCAGCAGGCAGGGGGGAGGTTAGACAGCTTGGCATCGTTCTGTGCTTAGGGTGCTTAGAAGCTATTCCTCCTCGTTGTAAAGGTTTGGTGGCAGGAACTTGTAACTAACAGAGGCAAAGAGCTGTGCTGAAGTGAAGTCTCATCACCATATGTGATATGCAGCACAGTCTCAGGGACCCAGCTGAGACCTGAAGAGTGCCAGAGCTGCTAGCGTCTGGCTCTCAGCTCCTAATTACAGTGAATCTTCTCCCATGGTCTAGTTGTTATGGATGTGCAGTGCCGTTGAGGAAATGTGTGGGAGTGTGTACAAAtcatctgtattttatttctccatcaCAACATAGTGAGATCATCTCTTCATCTCAGGACTCAGATACCTACCTACATTCATTTTCTAAAACACCAGTGGCTTCATAGCCACAAGTACCCAGGAGAGGGGAGACAACAGTATCTAAATTTCAGCCCTCTTCTTCGATGCAAGGTCAAGGCCTTCCTGGGGCCCACAAGAACCTATCTCAGAAAGTCAGAAGTCACAGTGTGTGTTCACGTACGCTCTCCTTGTTTTGTTCTTGCCTCCCATTAGTACAGCTGAGTTATTGATAGAGTGCCACATGATGACCACGCTCGTGTGGCTGGGGATCTGGTGCCCAGTTGTTGCAATTCGTCCTAGACGCACAGATCAGGCGCTCAGGCAGATACCGCGCCAGGCACCCACTAGACTCATTCTCATCGGGTCCACCTCCCATCTGTGTCTCATCCAGTAGTGAGCATACgcctccatttcccttctgccTGTGTACAACGTAAGGATTTGTTACTTTTGCATCCTCCTTTACTGACTCCACTCTTCCCTCTCCGTGTTTCCAGTTTGTGAAGTTGGTGATATTGACCTTACAGTCGTGTACACCTCGGTCACTGATTAAGCCAAATGTGTTGAGTACACTTTCTTGATGACTCTTGGGTTTGCTAGTTAATAATtgcctttttggttttgtttagctTCTGAAGCAAACTGTACAGCAAAATTAAACATCCCCTTACAAACGTCTAGTCACACAGTCAAGTTGTTTCTGCAGGACAGTATCCCCATCCCTGgccttttcttctattctttctccACGGTCTCTAGGTCCTCTGAATGGGGCATCAGCCGCTGCTCTTCAGGGGCCTCACCTACCACCAGCTTCCCTTCTTCTTTGATTCCCTGTTTTCCTTCCTGCCGGTCTGTTGGTGGGTGGATCACATGAAGCCATTCACGTTTAGTTGAGAGTTGAATGTAGACCCATAGTTTGTGAGCCACTttgcttcagaaaataaaatgctttctccCCTGACTTCTCTAACTCCCAGAATCCGAAATGAAAATCAGTTTAGTGCCTTATCCATTACTTCCCCCCAGTTTTGTAGaagttgtctttgtttctaattttgtgtGAGAATTGTgtgtgaggaggaggcagggagggagtcGGGTCTCCTTCAGCTGCACTTACATGCATTTGGCGGTGAAGTCACCAAGCAGATGtaggcactgggaaccaaactcagggcctgtgcaagagcagtgcacactcttttttttgtttgtttctttgtttggttttttttgtttgtttgtttgtttattcagacacaccagaaaagggcatcagattccactacagatggttgtgagccaccatgtggtggctgggatttgaactcaggacctctggaagagcagtcagtgctcttaactactgagccatctctccagcccagcagtgcACACTCTTAATTGCTGACCCTTTCTCCAACACTCCAATGTGTGAGTGATCGCTAAAGTCACGAAGgtttttctccctgtctctctgtgtgctatGTGGTAGTGGGGTTCAGTCACATTCTTTTGCATGTAGGCATCCAGTCCAGTCTTCCCAGCACTGAttgttgaaaaggctgtctttttctTCACTGAAATGTATGCAGTGCCCTGGTCAAGTCATTCGAGGGCCACACAATGGCACGTACTGCCAAGCCTTGTAAAAAGTTTGATCCTTACATTTCACATGATACGGAGAGAGTTGGCCTTCAGAAgtatcctctgatttccacatgtgcaCCGCACACAAAAATACATTCTAAAATTGTTTAAACTGGTTACTAGCAAGGTGTGGTAGGTCACACCTTTAATTAAAttttagcactcaggaagcaaagggaggagTATTTCTGTGACTTTCATGCTACCTGGTCTACTTAGTTTCAACAACCagagagagaggccctgtcttcaacaacaacaataattatagtagtaatgataaataataaataatagtaacaataatagcattagcagcagcagcagcagctattcTGTACTGCTATGTGGTTAATAATTAGTACTGTCAGCTAACCATGGGACAGAATTTTTTACCTTGATTCTCTTCCTTTGGTCTATATAAATTTCACTGCTGTTAACACTGGTTTTGGCTGTTTTGGCATTGTAATAcagttttcaaagaacaaatatgAATCTTCTGAGTTTTCAGATTACTTAGTCCATTTGCTAAGTTTCAGAACGGGCTTTTCTGTTTTTGCAAATCCACTGGGGAATG includes:
- the Kdm2b gene encoding lysine-specific demethylase 2B isoform X8, which produces MAMSVSAEDDDYESEPDQNRVVGRPKGKLGPASAVKLAANRTTAGARRRRTRCRKCEACLRTECGECHFCKDMKKFGGPGRMKQSCIMRQCIAPVLPHTAVCLVCGEAGKEDTVEEEEGKFNLMLMECSICNEIIHPGCLKIKESEGVVNDELPNCWECPKCNHAGKTGKQKRGPGFKYASNLPGSLLKEQKMNRDNKEGQEPAKRRSECEEAPRRRSDEHPKKVPTDGILRRKSDDVHLRRKRKYEKPQELSARKRASTLQTSPGSSSHLSPRPPLGSSLSPWWRSSLTYFQQQLKPGKEDKLLRKKRRSWKNAEDRLSLANKPLRRFKQEPEDDLPEAPPKTRESDQSRSSSPTAGPSTEGAEGPEEKRKVKMRRKRRLPNKELSKELSKELNHEIQKTESTLAHENHQPIKSEPESENEEPKRPLSHCERPHRFSKGLNGTPRELRHSLGPGLRSPPRVISRPPPSTSPPKCIQMERHVIRPPPISPPPDSLPLDDGAAHVMHREVWMAVFSYLSHQDLCVCMRVCRTWNRWCCDKRLWTRIDLNHCKSITPLMLSGIIRRQPVSLDLSWTNISKKQLSWLINRLPGLRDLVLSGCSWIAVSALCSSSCPLLRTLDVQWVEGLKDAQMRDLLSPPTDNRPGQMDNRSKLRNIVELRLAGLDITDVSLRLIIRHMPLLSKLHLSYCNHVTDQSINLLTAVGTTTRDSLTEINLSDCNKVTDQCLSFFKRCGNICHIDLRYCKQVTKEGCEQFIAEMSVSVQFGQVEEKLLQKLS